The genomic stretch GAATGACATCGCTCATTTGAACACTCCTCATGTCAGCTCTTTATTAAACCCATCCCACACAGCCATACAGTTTCAATCACAAAGaggtatttgtaaaaaaaaaaaaaatcaagtaaatATGCACAGCGAAACATGACTGAATGAGTCTAGAGAGGCAGCCGCATTTACTGCAAGCTTTTGACGGTTGTAATTCATCTTCCAGAGCCGGGAAGATTATTATCACATCCTttacctctccctctctcaacAGATGGACCCAGGAGAATACTGGGACGCCTAATCTGCTGCTCTACATGCACAACTGCAGACACAAAACACCCATACCTACATCATCTACAGCTTAATCTGTTTTTGCAGAATACAGCAGCTTAAAGCCTTTTCCCCCCAAGTGCGGGTTGTACAGTAGGATCTTTATTGGGTGTCAACAAAGAGCTCTAAAAAACAAGACCATCATGATTTCTCTCTGTACTTAATAAACATGTCAtgttccttttcctttcctgtGTATATGAATATAGAAAATGATATTCAGCACATTAATGGTTCTGggtaaaattaatttaaaaaaccttAAGAGGGTGTACAGCTGAGGACTACTACATTTAACAGTTGGAAAGATTTCTTTATACCTCCACATTATTACAAAATTACCTCAAGTGAAAAGATATGGTTTATGGCACACCATTAGAAACATGGATAGGGCCTCTTGCACACCAGATGATAGGATAAATGTCTAACACTCTGGACATTCCACATGACAAGTGGTAAACATCTGCTGTTAGCCAGCAGGTTAGACATGTATTCAGTAATAAAGGCTAAGCTCAAAGTTATAGGTGCTCTTAATGCAGGGCAGACATGAGGGAGATCTATAGAACAAATTAACAAATTCCTTTTGCACTGATATTTTACtgctgaaaaataataatttggtttttttttcactatttggacacattttctcaaaggtagCATGTTTGCTGCTCGATGGCTGATGTTTCTATGAATCATAAACTGCCATGCACCAATGGGCACCTTTAAGTGATCATGGTTTTTAAAATCTAACTTCAGGGAAACTGCACGCCCCCTTAAACTGTATTAGATTGCAGCTTTATTCTACATGCATCAAAGGAGGTCACAATGTAATAACACATTATAATCCGCTATCCATTGCTTACACGCATTTGACATTTGCAGCAAAAGCCCGAGCCGCGCAACTAGAGTCGCCCTCACAATGTGCGCTTTGTGACAATAATTGCATGAAATGATCTATGCAAATTCTCCCGTCTGCCACTGACAAAGAAGCCCTGCAGGCAAACTTCTTCCGATCGTGTTTATAAAGCACAATGTGGACGGTAAAGCAACTTTCTGTCTAAGTGGAACCAACTGCACGAGAGATCGAGTCCATGCGGACATGTACCCGCGGGTTGGAGATGTTTTCTCTGCAGATTGTGAACGAGTGCATGTTTTTATATTGGTACTGCAAAAAACAGCAAGTATAGGCAACCTGCAGATAACAGGAACTGTCCAAGTAGGCTACATAGGCGAAAGGGTTAATGTGGGGTTCTTATTTAAACGCACGGTTAACCCTATAGATCAATCACATGCAATCAGACAATAActgttcaaaaaatatatataagaaaTTTACTTACGATTTTAAAGGATTATGAATGACAGTCGCCATTTTCCTGCAGGACTGTAACGTAATATTCCAACTCTCGGTGTAGTTTGGGACCcttgtgaaaaaacacaacagccaaTGCGGTCCTGCATGGGCACTGTGCGCCCTACACTAGAGTCAAGACAATGGGCGTGGCCTCAGAGAAATCTGTCAACATATGTCCCAGTCCTCAGAGTACTAATAATTtcatggaaaaaaatgcatttggcTTTATTTTAGTGTAAACATTACAAAGGGAAATAAGAATATCAGACATCATGACCTCATGAGTTGTTTAGTTAGGGGTGTGTGGACACAATTCACCAGCCTGTAACCTAATACAACCATCAAACAATAGTTTTGGGGTAAAAGGTAATGTGAGTTTGGACAGAAGGCATTTTGTGTTACTATAGAGCCTGTAGAATATTTTGAATGCCCATCGTCCGTcaatcaaatgaaataaaacaaagtcgCACAATATGTGATGCGTGGCTGTAACGTTCGCTAAGAAAACAACCTATGAATGTCTGCCACGTCAGGCACTATTGTTAGCACTCAGCCAATGAATGACATTTGGAGGCGGGTGAACATCCCAGGCTCTCAATGTAATGTACACAGCAGTTAGCTTATGAGGGTTGAAACTGTAACAAAACATCGGtttattaagaaaataaagaatgtttACATTCAACGGAAAGCCTGTATATTAACGTAATAAAACCGCCTTCACGTTAACTCATGTTTAATTTCCAGCATATGGAAAGGTGTCGGTAAATATGTGTAGTCAACGTTAGCTTAAAATGCTAATGACTGAagctagctaacttagctaaCAAGTAAACATGCTGCATCAACTAGCCTTACACACTCGTACACATAGCTAGACGTTAATAATAGACAGCGTGGCGAGAGGATCCTTACTTGTGGACTCAAACAGCGGGGATGAAGAAGTGGAACTGGCAAGAAGGACAGCGACCGTACAGGCGACAAGGTGGTCAACGCCGTGGTTGGTCCAGAGGCAACCGACAAAGGTCAACACAGGACGAGCAGTGGTACGTTTAAGGACATATTGACGCATGATTTAGTTTAAAAGTTATGATATGTGTCTGATATATGTCGGCCCAGCACAGTCAGTGTTGGTAACGTCAGTAAGAGTGGTGTTCTGTTCACAGGTCTGGACATAATGATGCAGGGCCATCATTAAGAGCATCTCAGAGGAGAAATGAACACCAGCCAGCGTCTGTCTCGTCgacctcctcatcttcctcctcctctaaGACCAACAGTGCTGCACCAGGTCAGCACAAAACACACTTCCACTCCATAACTGAACAAACATCACTTCTCTGGTGTTCACTCATTAGCCATACTACATAAAGAgcactgttttatttataataataatgtatactgtttacTGATCCCCAGTAGGAaaatgatcttatggaaagttccccatgccattctctaggtatggtgatgGTAATGTAATGATGTGGGGAtgccatcatcatcatgatgatgatgatggcatCCCCACATCATTACCATATTTTAATtgcaaaggccaagggaactttctCAGGATACACAGTATCCTGGATCCaggaaataactggcctttaaaaacaaaaatctgcctgcttctatgggaatttaacatgggaagaacatttatttatttacaaaacattatagttggatttttccaatttttttttaattaaggcatttccaaaagaagagtttttttattcctctttttagtcaactttaacatgggtTTATAAACTTATGAACACCACTGTAAACAAAATAACCCGGGGTGTAACTTGAATAGCAAGAAGAGGAGATGTCCATGCCTAATTTTACCACCTATTCTGTTACCAGAGCTGCCTGGTTTCTACTTTGACCCGGAGAAAAATCGCTACTTTCGCCTGTTGCCTGGACACAACAACTGTAACCCGCTGACCAGAGAGCAGTTgcaggagaaggaaagagagaaacagagaaacaagaTGCTCGCGGAGGATGAAAAGCCCAGAAAAGTGAGTCTGTTGTCCGACCTTGTCAATCCTTCTTCAGCTTTTAGGATTATGATATTGTTTCTTGTGCTTGAAGCTTCAGCTGTATTTTTCTCACCACATGCTTGGGTTTcatactttttatatattatctTCTTAATAGAAAGCACCAAGATCAGGACTGAACTCTTCGCTGCTGCTGCAGAAAAGACGCCTTGGCATGTTACCTGAGAACTCCTATTGCAGGTACTGTACCACTCTgctatgtgcacacacagaagaCATAGCACTGTTTTCCTTGTACGCTATCCGTATTGCAAAACCCACAGCTGTAATGCATTACAGCAAACAACCCCAGCAAAACACAGTCTAACTATAATGATAATCAGTTCTGTATGTGTAGAgtgagttttcttttaaacattgcCGGCCCACTAATAATGATGCTAATCAATTTTGACATGGGTTTAAAAGTAGTCGGAAAAAGAAACATGCTAAAATATAGTCAAATACTGTGCTGCCTGAcagtttcaattttaaaaatgaaattcacacacatgatttatatttttcattttgccaaacatgtttttaaatacataaatacacggACACACACTGTCACATATTGGTTCTGGTTTGGTGAATTGTTCGCTGATGTTTCTCATCAGTGTTGACGTGGTTACTGTGTCTCCAGGCTGGTCCACGAGGTGAAGGTCAGTGGAATGAGACGCCACAAACTAGAGATCCAGAGCACGGACAACAGCAACCCTAACACTGACAACTTCCGGCTCATAGTGGTGAGAACGCACGCAAAACACTCTAGGGCAGTCGCAAGAGAcgcactgtaaaaacacatcttCTACTTTAATTCAGTGTTTAAGCATCATGAGAATCCTTATAGTGTATTTGCTGGTCTATGTATCCTCATTGAACTCagtcctccctcctcttccttctttctcaGGGGGACTCTGCATGTGAGCGAGTGTTCACAGTCAATGATGTGTCACACGGAGGCTGCAAGTACGGCATCATGaacttcagcagcagcagccggggCTCTCTGTCTGTGGAAATGTGCGACAACCTCTACTTCACGAATCGCAAGGTGGGGGTGTTTCACAGGACCAGTGACTCTGAATGTGtagacattttatgtttttcactgTAGCCAACTCCCACCTTACATTTTGTGGAAACCTTGTaggttgtattattattattattattattatatcatatatgtaatatgtattttaaatctCGTAAGCTGACGGGTTGGCTTAATGTGTTTCAGGTGAATTCCATCTGCTGGGCCTCGGTCAACTACCCAGACTCCCACGTCTTGTATCCTTCTTCCGCTTAAGTAGTGTTCTTAGGGAGCCTACATGTCCTAAAACTCAAGTGCTGCCTGGACACTGCCTGTATTTCCCTTGACTGAGCCGACTGTCAGGCTGTGTCTGGTTGGAGCGGCAGACACCCCCGGCTGCGTCAGTTTACTTCCTGCTTCCCTCTTCAGCAACTCCAACCCAGGTTGTACTGAATAGAATCCTCTCAGGTTCCTTACACTGTTTAACACAGTCACATTAGTCCATCTACACATGATCCGCAGTAGAACCGCGAGGCAGGGCGCAGAGCAGAGAGGCACAGCGTGGATATACATTCTGGAATTGGTTGTGCCTTGAAATGTCAGCTGCAACGAGGTCTAAGTTGAAATGATTTGAACTTTTGAGCACAGCCCTCCGGCGGCACTACTTTCCCCAAAGGAAAACAATGGAGCGGCGAGAGCTGGGCAGTTTTGCCGTGGATCGTGTGTAGTCAGCCATAAGGCTTTTatgatttcttatttttagaaagtgtatttttacacaAGGCTTTGGCATTGAAGAAGCTTTCCGATGTAATCAGAATCATTCATTAGGACAGTTTTTAGTTTATTAACCCTCGTTTGGCTTTTAAATTCCTGAATTTGTAATGAACTTGTATGTGTATAGATtgatagtaataataaagacatgtCAGCTTGGTATTGTATGTTTACCTCtccattttaatatttcttctCTCTCGTCCTCCTCTTTCCTCAGACCAGCCCGGGATGCTGTGTAGCTTTAAGATATCGTCAGCCTGGTCTTGTGCTTGGTGCTTCAACCCCCAGTTTGACAAGACGTTTAGCACTGGTCTGTCCAgatgttgtcatttcttttgcaACCCATGATCAAATATGATATTCATAAACAGATTATAGTAATTAGCTTCTGTAGAGCTGTGAGTTTGTTAGCTTAGCTAGAGTTTTGGGGTGTTAAATCATACTCTATTTGTTCAGGCAGAGACAAAGCTACCCCAACACATGTGTCTAACTCAAGGTCCGAGGGCCAAATCCGTCCCCCCGCTAATTTTGATCCGGCCctcatatatattttagttcACAAAAAATGTTTGCCCGCTTCTTGCTGCTTTTTCCGGCAATTCTGTTGCTTTATTCAACATTTGGTgcattttctttgacatttttgtaaaccaCACTATAAGTGAGAAGACTACAGGAGACACGCAGTAATACAgtaaaaggtttttttgcaaTAAACTCTATATATCTGGCCCTTGATGCAATTCtaattttccagtgtggcccttagtgaaaCTGAGTTTGACACCGCTGCTTTACAGAGTAACCTGGTCGCTTGTTTTAgttcattaaaaataatgaatggaaAAAATTGATCTAGAAAAGAGAGCTTGTTAATTGAGGGGACAAACATTTCCTCTACACAATCGTATGAATCTACAAAAACTCTGTGTTCTCGTGTGTGTTGGCAGGCCTGTCTCGTAGAGTGATAGTGAAAGATGCAGAGACGGGCCGAACCCAGACGTACAGCACCGGCAGCGATGTCTTGGCTCAGCAGTTTGCCCTTAGGGTGAGTCATCTGTTCCATTTAAGTGATTCAAGCATGTTTAAGTTCACTTGTAACATGCTATAGTATGGACTTATCTTTGTGTGACTAAGcgcaatgaaagaaagaaaagcaatgcCAAGAAAGTAAAATACCTTCTGTTTCTTGTCTTAGGTCCCTGTGCTGTTTAATGGTTGCCGATCAGGAGAGATCTTCAGCATTGACCTGCGGCAGCGCGGGCGCAGGGATCAGAGCTGGAAAGCCAGCCGCTTCCATCAAGAATCAGCCATCACCTCCGTACGCGTCCTGCAGGATGAGAACTACCTGCTTGCCGCGGACATGCTGGGCCAGGTCAGTTTATTGGCTTAAAAATTTGATTTGTGTGCGCCTTATAAACATTGAGCTCTAAATGACCAGTATTTTAACTATGATTTGGTCCTGAGATGAGGCTAATGACCCCCAAGATAAGAGATGGAAAATAATGACAAGAAATATTAACCCTCATGGATGGTATTACTGCtttatctttgtgtgttttcctcatTTATGTGCAGATTAAGCTGTGGGATGTGCGAGTGACTAAGGCAGTGCAGGAGTACAAAGGGCATTATAATGAGCATGCCTACCTTCCCATCCACGTCAATGAGCCTGAGGGGCTTTTGTTGGCAGGTAGGAGAGAACACATGCTCACTATACTGTTGTTGAAAACTTAATTCAAGAAATACCAGGTTTAACAGCTACTATGCTCCGACATACTTAGTGTAAGGCTCCTgctgcacactgcctgcatgGCGGGagcgtgtcagctgcgtggcgtgtccgtttttatttcgCCTAGCATGTTAACAGGTCAGAGCTTGCACGCTGCCTGCGTGACACACGTCTCAGGCGCGGCTTGAGCCCTCACCGAAAACGtgtgcatgctagaaataggACGGGCACCAATTTTTCATGCATTTCCAGGCGAAATGGAAAAGTCATTTTGACACaagtacatttaataaatgacattttgatgtttgaaagtctaTACTTAtgttttgacataaatgaagatataaattaattaaaaaacataacaattatcgattttcaaatattgcacctGTCAATACAGAACAATATTCTTTAACCTATTTTAGGCCAGTACAGCCGATGTTGTCTCAGCTGTTATCAAATCAGTATTGACACATGTGTAACATGAAGTATACcacagatttaatttttttatcaatgggaaacatagtgtacagacaaggctagCAGCAGCGCCGCATCAGACACGTTCCTGGTgtgtaaagacaaagaaagcgCCACGCAACTGACAGACCGTCATCAATGAGCCATTTGCAGATAAAAATACACTATGGCCAGATAAGGTATTTTAAAAAGAGTTTGAGAGATCTGAAGCCACCAAAGAGTTCTGTCTCTCCCGTGGTGCCTccaacccccccacccatcCTGTGTTCCTTCCCCAGTCGGTCAGGATTGCTACACAAGGTTATGGAGCCTAAAAGATGGCCACCTACTGAGGACTATCCCATCACCCCACCCGACTGCAAACGACCTGATTCCGAGCGTGGTCTTCTCCTCCAAGTTGGGCGGCGGCAGGGGGCTCCCCGGCCTGCTAATGGCCGTCAAACATGACCTTTACTACTTCCCATACAGCACCGACTACCAGGAAGGAGGAGAGCAGCCGGCCAGCTTTTAGAAGACTGAGAATGCTTCTTCTCACAAATAATTCTTAAGACAAGGacaccatctttttttttttgccaaatgtaTGGATGGAGTTATATCATTTATAAAATCTACAGGTATTTTATAATTGAAAGGGTTCTGTCACGTATGCAGGACAATTCCACAAGGTTGCAGTGAACTTTTGATCGGGAAGCGTTACATGGAAGTCTCAGGGGAAAGTTTTTTGACCCGCTTGTTTGTGCCAAAAGGAAATAGAAGTGCTACATACATTAGTGCACGATACGAGTGCACACAAGTACTGCAGTTAAGATTTGTGTAACAAAAAAGTGCTCTTACTTGTGACATCATTGACCTTATgatttctaatttaattttaggAAATCTCTGATCTGAATTTGAAAAGAATACTGTGTTTATACTAGAAATTAAGTTTCTAATTGCTGTTGAATGACAATTCtattctaaaaagaaaagaaatggttaACACAGCAATCTGTTGCTTTTGTATTTGCTCccaagtgacacacacacaccgactgAGTTTCTGCAGTTTAATACATAACGATACATGAACATAAAAGGTATTGATTTGTTCCTTGTGATATTCACTGAGATAGGGACAGTTCACTGATTCAGGTCAAAGTGTTATTTCGGCTTATTTGTTGAAAGGGTAACCAAACCAACTCTCCTAGTCagaacccccccaccccccaccaaATCAATACAGTCAAAGCCTATCTGCATCAttatatgttgtatttgtcAGACAGTTGTGTGGGACAGTCTCTGGTGCTcctagctaactagctacaCAGCCTGAGTTGACAGAGTAAACGACTGATCTAATTATTTCCTGTTTTGAGGGGCCAGCCTCAAAATGGTTTCAAGtctttttctccatattgctTCTGTGAGCCAGCGACTATAAAAACAGTTCCTGTATCATTTCATCCCACTGCAGTCAGATTTGTCTGGTTGGATGacagttttaacattttaaaaacaaggccattttctttcttcctatTTAAGTAAACTGTTTTCCCATATGTGTATATTCTATGCAAAATAAAGTCAACAGCATTATTAAGGCTGTTCTATTAGCCGCCCATTCAAATGGACAAACAACCACAAAGCATTGAGGGATGATGTGAGAAGTTAATACTATGGGATTCTGTGAGTCGGAATGCATCTCAGACCGTTCTACGGTACATCATTGGCTCCAGATTGTTCTAAAGAAGCCAGAGTGGCAGAAACTAAAGCTTGCAAGGCTGAAAAACTACTGTACAGAGGAAAAACTACTGTAGATGCATTCAAAATTTTTGtggtggatgtttttttttcaagttttccaTTGTTTCTTCTAAAGCCAGCCCTAAATGCTATATCCAGGACGTCTGCAGAAACAATCTTAGAATAAAAGTGCTTACCCAGAATCAGTTTAAGATGCTCAGTCAGTAATTCTATTACAACGGCTCACCCAAGTAGCCCCAGACTACAAAGAGGTGCTTATAACACTAGTCTAGTGTGTCACACTGGGAGGGATTGTCACGGGGAGGTCACACGCATCATTACAAGTTTTAAAAGGATCAAATGAGTATTTACCTGAACTTAATTGCAACCATGTACAATACTCACTTTTACAAAACGCTGTCAAGTTTTATCTCTCAGACCTTCTTGATATTCAAGTTTTCCCTCTGATTGGTATTCTTCACAGTGTAAAATATAGGAATATTAAAGTGAAAGAGCATCAGGGGACTGACGTGACGTGAGGATGGcgttaaaaaacaataaaccgAGTCCAACCTGCCCCAACACAGTCTAGTGGAAGCCAAGAAATGCCACTAAAGAGACAAAAGGGAACTGAAGCCGTTTAGCCAAAATGTTGTCAATTCCAGTTTTCTCAGAGGCCAACTTCCTAATCGCACCCCTCCTGCTAGAGCTCCCCGGGTTTCTGGTTGCAGCCGTTGCAGACCCTCACTGGGTGGTCCCAGCCGCGGGAGGGCACGGCGCGCCGCTCCTGAGAGCAGTCGTCACACACTCCCTGGCCACAGGCGCGGCAGTGGTGGATGGAGAGACGTGGGGAGAAGTCCCTCTTACACTCGCTGCAGGAGTGGATGTCCTGATCCGGGACCCAGTAGGCCGGCCGAGCTGCGTCCTTCACCAGGCCTGGAAGCAGCAGTTAATATCAGGGCTGAACGATGTAGGAAAATAATCCAATtgctatatatagatatagatatagatatatagatatagatagatagatagatagatagatagatagatagatagatatatagatatatatatatagagatatagatatatatatatagagatatatagatagatatatatatatatagatatatatatatagatatatatagatagatatagatagatatagatagatatatagatatagagatagatagatatagagatatagagatagatagatatagagatatatatatatagatagatatatatatagatagatatatatagatatagatatagatatagagNNNNNNNNNNNNNNNNNNNNNNNNNNNNNNNNNNNNNNNNNNNNNNNNNNNNNNNNNNNNNNNNNNNNNNNNNNNNNNNNNNNNNNNNNNNNNNNNNNNNtagatatatatatagatatatatagatatagatatatatatatatatatatattttttcttttttttttttaaccaatattttggttttatattaGGGGTGGAAAATCAACAGCGGCCGGGCCTCACGATACGatgttgttgtgatttttaacaaattgcaatattctgcgacatattaaaatgtattaccttttttttccttaaactTAAATTTTTTCTCAATTccaaattatgtccccaaaaggaaactttttcataatagttttatttacaaaagataaatgtctgtttgttcatctcactccaattttgttgctgcaaaatgtcAAGCGGCCAAACTGACCAGCACATATGTAATTatagatccatacttggcgtctTGTGTATCGACACAGTATTTCCCCGGAAAATATCGCGATTCGATGCTGTATCGACACCCCtacccaaaaaataattaaaaaaagaataaaaagcgATAACAACGCCACTTTTGCGTTTTCTCTCTAGAGTGCCGAGTTCTGTCGAGATACGGCGTGCCAAGTTTCCGCAGTTCCTCTGCAGACTGCTTTACTCTCGCTTTCACAGAACCAGAGTGTAATTGCAAACTttgcgatttaaaaaaaatcttttaacatattgtgatattattgCTAATGCAATTATTCTTTTAGCCctagttaaaatgaat from Etheostoma cragini isolate CJK2018 chromosome 18, CSU_Ecrag_1.0, whole genome shotgun sequence encodes the following:
- the wdr21 gene encoding WD repeat domain 21, producing the protein MKKWNWQEGQRPYRRQGGQRRGWSRGNRQRSTQDEQWSGHNDAGPSLRASQRRNEHQPASVSSTSSSSSSSKTNSAAPELPGFYFDPEKNRYFRLLPGHNNCNPLTREQLQEKEREKQRNKMLAEDEKPRKKAPRSGLNSSLLLQKRRLGMLPENSYCRLVHEVKVSGMRRHKLEIQSTDNSNPNTDNFRLIVGDSACERVFTVNDVSHGGCKYGIMNFSSSSRGSLSVEMCDNLYFTNRKVNSICWASVNYPDSHVLLCLVGAADTPGCVSLLPASLFSNSNPDQPGMLCSFKISSAWSCAWCFNPQFDKTFSTGLSRRVIVKDAETGRTQTYSTGSDVLAQQFALRVPVLFNGCRSGEIFSIDLRQRGRRDQSWKASRFHQESAITSVRVLQDENYLLAADMLGQIKLWDVRVTKAVQEYKGHYNEHAYLPIHVNEPEGLLLAVGQDCYTRLWSLKDGHLLRTIPSPHPTANDLIPSVVFSSKLGGGRGLPGLLMAVKHDLYYFPYSTDYQEGGEQPASF